A window of the Cystobacter fuscus genome harbors these coding sequences:
- a CDS encoding TlpA disulfide reductase family protein gives MSSLDVPLTLLDPRGGWINAPVHVHDLHGRPVLLYFWTERFASSQTQLPRLQALVREFIPRGLQVIGVHVPMKGQDAARAMNTNDIEATVKRLGFHHPVAVDDGSMARAYGVQGTPAYLVFDETLKLRLRVLGDESLEEVLRPLLERLTSAESTSGAFAP, from the coding sequence ATGTCCTCTCTCGACGTTCCCCTGACGCTGTTGGATCCGCGGGGCGGTTGGATCAACGCTCCGGTACACGTTCACGACCTGCATGGACGGCCCGTGCTGCTGTACTTCTGGACGGAGCGCTTCGCCTCCAGCCAGACCCAGCTCCCGAGGCTCCAGGCCCTGGTGAGGGAATTCATCCCCCGAGGGCTCCAGGTGATTGGCGTCCACGTGCCCATGAAGGGCCAGGACGCGGCGCGGGCCATGAACACGAACGACATCGAGGCCACGGTGAAGCGACTGGGCTTCCACCACCCGGTGGCGGTGGACGATGGCTCCATGGCGCGGGCCTATGGTGTCCAGGGCACGCCCGCCTACCTCGTGTTCGACGAGACCCTGAAGCTGCGCCTGCGCGTGCTGGGCGACGAGTCCCTGGAGGAGGTGCTGAGGCCGCTGCTGGAGCGGCTCACCTCCGCCGAGTCCACCTCCGGCGCGTTCGCGCCCTGA